A genome region from Carya illinoinensis cultivar Pawnee chromosome 2, C.illinoinensisPawnee_v1, whole genome shotgun sequence includes the following:
- the LOC122300310 gene encoding probable sugar phosphate/phosphate translocator At3g17430 isoform X2, whose protein sequence is MINIKLASTYLYLLIYILLSSGVILYNKWVLSPKYFNFPFPITLTMIHMGFSGAVAFFLVRVFKVVSPVKMTFEIYATCVVPISAFFASSLWFGNTAFLHISVAFIQMLRALMPVATFIMAVMCGISKPKCDVFLSMWLISVGVVISSYGEIHFNVIGTVYQVIGIFAEALRLVLTQVLLQKKGLTLNPITSLYYIAPCSFVFLFAAWCLLEKTQMQVSQDQNEFNYWIFFSNALCALALNFSIFLVIGRTGAVTIRVAGVVKDWMLRALSTVIFPESTITGLNIIGYGVGF, encoded by the exons ATGATTAACATAAAGCTTGCTTCCACGTACCTCTACCTGCTAATATACATATTGCTTTCTTCCGGAGTCATTTTGTACAACAAG TGGGTTCTGTCTCCGAAATACTTCAACTTTCCGTTTCCTATAACGCTGACCATGATTCACATGGGCTTTTCCGGAGCCGTTGCATTTTTTCTTGTTCGGGTTTTCAAG GTTGTTTCTcctgtgaaaatgacatttgaaAT ATATGCAACATGTGTCGTACCGATAAGTGCCTTCTTTGCATCAAGTCTTTG GTTTGGCAACACTGCTTTCTTGCACATTTCTGTGGCCTTCATTCAGATGCTCAGAGCATTAA TGCCTGTGGCAACATTTATCATGGCTGTTATGTGTGGCATCAGCAAACCAAAGTGTGACGTCTTCTTGAGCATGTGGCTGATCAGTGTTGGAGTTGTCATTTCCTCATATGGGGAGATTCATTTTAATGTAATCGGTACAGTTTACCAGGTTATAGGCATATTTGCTGAAGCTCTTAGGCTGGTCTTAACTCAAGTCCTTCTACAAAAGAAGGGCTTGACTCTAAACCCCATCACCAGCTTGTATTACATAGCTCCGTGCAG ttttgtgtttttgtttgcGGCTTGGTGTTTACTGGAGAAGACTCAGATGCAAGTTTCCCAGGACCAGAACGAGTTTAACTACTGGATCTTTTTCTCCAATGCTCTTTGTGCTTTGGCCTTGAATTTCTCCATTTTCTTGGTAATTGGTAGAACAGGAGCAGTTACCATCCGAGTTGCTGGCGTTGTTAAAGACTGGATGTTGAGAGCCCTTTCCACTGTAATATTTCCAGAGTCCACAATAACAGGGTTGAATATAATTGGTTATGGGGTTG GATTTTGA
- the LOC122300310 gene encoding probable sugar phosphate/phosphate translocator At3g17430 isoform X1: MINIKLASTYLYLLIYILLSSGVILYNKWVLSPKYFNFPFPITLTMIHMGFSGAVAFFLVRVFKVVSPVKMTFEIYATCVVPISAFFASSLWFGNTAFLHISVAFIQMLRALMPVATFIMAVMCGISKPKCDVFLSMWLISVGVVISSYGEIHFNVIGTVYQVIGIFAEALRLVLTQVLLQKKGLTLNPITSLYYIAPCSFVFLFAAWCLLEKTQMQVSQDQNEFNYWIFFSNALCALALNFSIFLVIGRTGAVTIRVAGVVKDWMLRALSTVIFPESTITGLNIIGYGVALCGIFMYNYLKVNEVRVSQQSP; encoded by the exons ATGATTAACATAAAGCTTGCTTCCACGTACCTCTACCTGCTAATATACATATTGCTTTCTTCCGGAGTCATTTTGTACAACAAG TGGGTTCTGTCTCCGAAATACTTCAACTTTCCGTTTCCTATAACGCTGACCATGATTCACATGGGCTTTTCCGGAGCCGTTGCATTTTTTCTTGTTCGGGTTTTCAAG GTTGTTTCTcctgtgaaaatgacatttgaaAT ATATGCAACATGTGTCGTACCGATAAGTGCCTTCTTTGCATCAAGTCTTTG GTTTGGCAACACTGCTTTCTTGCACATTTCTGTGGCCTTCATTCAGATGCTCAGAGCATTAA TGCCTGTGGCAACATTTATCATGGCTGTTATGTGTGGCATCAGCAAACCAAAGTGTGACGTCTTCTTGAGCATGTGGCTGATCAGTGTTGGAGTTGTCATTTCCTCATATGGGGAGATTCATTTTAATGTAATCGGTACAGTTTACCAGGTTATAGGCATATTTGCTGAAGCTCTTAGGCTGGTCTTAACTCAAGTCCTTCTACAAAAGAAGGGCTTGACTCTAAACCCCATCACCAGCTTGTATTACATAGCTCCGTGCAG ttttgtgtttttgtttgcGGCTTGGTGTTTACTGGAGAAGACTCAGATGCAAGTTTCCCAGGACCAGAACGAGTTTAACTACTGGATCTTTTTCTCCAATGCTCTTTGTGCTTTGGCCTTGAATTTCTCCATTTTCTTGGTAATTGGTAGAACAGGAGCAGTTACCATCCGAGTTGCTGGCGTTGTTAAAGACTGGATGTTGAGAGCCCTTTCCACTGTAATATTTCCAGAGTCCACAATAACAGGGTTGAATATAATTGGTTATGGGGTTG CATTATGTGGCATTTTCATGTATAATTACCTAAAGGTTAATGAAGTTCGAGTATCTCAACAATCTCCTTAA
- the LOC122300313 gene encoding uncharacterized protein LOC122300313, producing the protein MEHYWCLLRHQPKWQQHMSTMNMRRKPPMRRPTSNDSTPLANDTPDDNIEIIDERQLSKKSEKERERKRKSREGEDAEFNEVLSRMTDDRTVCMMERREAIMKAESARMSLIALKKKMIDIKIMELDLSGIDEMHQDYFRTLRKEVYKEMKNRCRCLHPIHTFWRKVTHVVSHYSFYFVVNAQ; encoded by the coding sequence ATGGAACATTATTGGTGTCTATTAAGACACCAACCAAAATGGCAGCAACATATGTCGACGATGAACATGAGGAGGAAACCACCTATGAGACGTCCAACAAGTAATGACTCAACTCCGCTAGCAAATGATACTCCCGATGACAACATCGAGATCATTGATGAGAGACAGTTAAGCAAGAAgagtgagaaagagagggagagaaagaggaagTCTAGAGAAGGTGAAGATGCTGAGTTTAATGAAGTTTTAAGTCGCATGACCGATGATAGAACCGTGTGCATGATGGAGAGGAGAGAAGCGATCATGAAGGCCGAGAGTGCTCGGATGTCCTTAATTGCACTTAAGAAAAAGATGATTGATATAAAGATAATGGAATTAGATCTTTCTGGCATAGATGAAATGCATCAAGACTATTTTCGAACTCTTCGGAAGGAAGTTTACAAGGAAATGAAGAATAGATGTAGATGTCTACATCCCATCCACACGTTTTGGAGGAAAGTAACTCATGTAGTTTCACATTACTCTTTCTATTTTGTTGTAAATGCACAGTAA